The following proteins are co-located in the Candidatus Methylomirabilota bacterium genome:
- a CDS encoding ATP-binding protein produces MKIGRAVRDLLAQLGTAASMEDELRQTLQRLLGISGAVAGLLAFPSGGAGAIVVTAKRAAMPDALDDWLRQRLAMRPARGLRLARVVPPDVGRTLVELRAPLASRRNPGGHLLLVGRLRRASLPAALQGELGGALARVWRLHRGARETRALLEAGRAVTASLDVQETIRVIMTEARSVLGVESCSLMTFDPATEELMAVASLDLPQEMVTKIRLREGEGIAGRAVSERRPVQSTDLYSDARVRYPDLARTSGFRSMLAAPLRVGQRAIGAITVLRRDVHRFSADEEELLLAFADQAAIALEHARLYQQLEGMVAARTRELDAQKRFVEVVLETLPLGVFVLDAGLRVVRGNREGGRVLACGEPGGRSLGELVPAARGESLRAFLEGALTARRVESLEDEMVIGGETKILRLTAAPIEPAVEHLVLLVEEVTLAKRLERQMLLTERLTTAGRLAAGVAHELNNPLATIAGCAESLLARTREGVLARTPEIDDFRHYLGLIEEETYRCKEITGSLLQFVREPGSRRGPTDLNALVLKTIELLSHQSRFGGRRFATELDPELPAVTANEGQLRQVFLGIAANALEAMDSDGTLRIRSRRRRGEIEVELEDEGPGIPDEILGRIFDPFFTTKPPGQGTGLGLAIAQGIVTDHGGRLEVTSRVGKGSIFRVVLPA; encoded by the coding sequence GTGAAGATCGGACGCGCCGTCCGGGATCTGCTCGCCCAGCTCGGCACCGCCGCCTCGATGGAGGACGAGCTGCGGCAAACCCTCCAGCGGCTGCTCGGGATCAGCGGCGCCGTTGCTGGCTTGCTCGCCTTTCCTTCGGGCGGAGCCGGGGCGATCGTCGTCACCGCCAAACGGGCCGCGATGCCCGACGCGCTCGACGACTGGCTCCGGCAGCGCCTGGCCATGCGTCCGGCGCGCGGTCTCCGCCTCGCGCGCGTCGTTCCCCCGGATGTCGGACGCACCCTCGTCGAGCTCCGGGCGCCGCTAGCCTCACGCCGCAACCCTGGCGGCCACCTGCTCCTGGTCGGGCGCCTGCGCCGCGCGTCGCTACCCGCGGCGCTCCAGGGTGAGCTAGGCGGCGCCCTCGCGCGGGTCTGGCGCCTGCATCGGGGGGCCCGAGAGACCCGGGCGCTGCTCGAGGCCGGCCGCGCGGTGACGGCGAGCCTCGACGTCCAGGAGACGATCCGCGTGATCATGACCGAGGCGCGCAGCGTGCTGGGCGTCGAGTCGTGCAGCCTCATGACCTTCGATCCCGCGACGGAGGAGCTGATGGCGGTCGCCTCCCTGGATCTCCCCCAGGAGATGGTCACCAAGATCCGCCTCCGGGAGGGCGAAGGAATCGCCGGGCGCGCCGTCAGCGAGCGCCGGCCCGTCCAGAGCACTGATCTCTACAGCGATGCTCGCGTGCGCTACCCGGACCTGGCCCGGACCAGCGGGTTCCGCTCGATGCTGGCGGCGCCGCTCCGGGTCGGCCAGCGTGCGATCGGGGCGATCACCGTGTTACGCCGCGACGTCCACCGGTTCTCGGCCGACGAGGAGGAGCTGCTGCTGGCCTTCGCCGATCAGGCGGCGATCGCCCTCGAGCATGCGCGCCTCTACCAGCAGCTGGAAGGCATGGTGGCCGCCCGCACGCGCGAGCTCGACGCCCAGAAGCGCTTCGTCGAGGTGGTCCTGGAGACCCTGCCCCTCGGCGTGTTCGTCCTGGACGCCGGCCTGCGCGTCGTGCGCGGCAACCGCGAAGGGGGACGCGTGCTGGCCTGCGGCGAGCCGGGCGGCCGCTCCCTCGGCGAGCTGGTGCCGGCCGCGCGCGGCGAAAGCCTCCGCGCCTTCCTGGAGGGTGCCCTGACGGCGCGGCGGGTCGAGTCGCTCGAGGATGAAATGGTGATCGGGGGCGAGACGAAGATCCTCCGGCTGACGGCGGCTCCCATCGAGCCGGCCGTCGAGCACCTGGTGCTCCTCGTCGAGGAGGTGACGCTGGCCAAGCGCCTGGAGCGGCAGATGCTCCTCACCGAGCGCCTGACCACGGCCGGCCGGCTGGCGGCGGGCGTCGCTCACGAGCTGAACAACCCGCTGGCCACGATCGCCGGCTGCGCCGAGTCGCTGCTGGCCCGGACGCGCGAGGGGGTGCTGGCGCGGACGCCGGAGATCGACGACTTCCGCCACTACCTCGGTCTCATCGAGGAGGAGACCTACCGCTGCAAGGAGATCACCGGGAGCCTGTTGCAGTTCGTGCGGGAGCCCGGGAGCCGGCGGGGGCCCACCGACCTCAACGCGCTGGTGCTGAAGACGATCGAGCTGCTGTCGCACCAGTCGCGGTTCGGGGGGCGCCGGTTCGCCACCGAGCTCGATCCCGAGCTGCCGGCGGTCACCGCCAACGAGGGCCAGCTCCGGCAGGTGTTCCTGGGCATCGCCGCCAACGCCCTGGAGGCGATGGACAGCGATGGAACGCTGCGGATCCGCTCGCGCCGGCGGCGGGGGGAGATCGAGGTGGAGCTCGAGGACGAGGGGCCGGGCATCCCCGACGAGATCCTGGGGCGGATCTTCGACCCGTTCTTCACGACGAAGCCCCCGGGGCAGGGGACCGGGCTCGGGCTGGCGATCGCCCAGGGCATCGTGACCGATCACGGCGGGCGCCTCGAGGTGACCTCGCGCGTGGGCAAGGGGTCGATCTTCCGCGTGGTGCTGCCGGCGTGA
- a CDS encoding sigma-54 dependent transcriptional regulator: protein MKRAIRVLVADDEKNLRELVVRELARKGHEVEGVADGEAALARLGESAYDVVVLDMKMPRKAGIEVLRDLAGLAESPQVIVMTGFQEVATAVEAMKLGAYDYLTKPTRIEELDVLIRKAAEKGQLLRDNVALRAHAPGAQPFSGILTGNARMQEVLRIVERVAPTDSSVLVLGESGTGKELVARAIHERSPRTDRPFVPIHCGALPREVLESELFGHEKGAFTGAVTAKPGLIELADGGTLLLDEIGEIEPDSQVKLLRALETGTFFRVGGTRARRVDVRIVAATNRDLAEAMRAGQFRQDLYYRINTITVQLPPLRERREDVPLLARHFLEANAAYGAKQLSAAALACLEAYSWPGNVRELQHAIERAVILAKEDEIQPEDLPPEARGGGGPPAAPLVGSLEAIERQHIVTTLRQVGGHRGKAAALLEIDPKTLYRKILDYLITPEEWR from the coding sequence GTGAAGCGCGCCATCCGCGTGCTGGTCGCCGACGACGAGAAGAATCTGCGCGAGCTGGTCGTGCGCGAGCTCGCCCGCAAGGGCCACGAGGTGGAGGGCGTGGCCGACGGCGAGGCGGCGCTGGCGCGTCTGGGCGAGAGCGCCTACGACGTCGTCGTCCTCGACATGAAGATGCCGCGCAAGGCCGGGATCGAGGTCCTGCGCGACCTGGCCGGGCTGGCGGAGTCACCCCAGGTCATCGTCATGACGGGGTTCCAGGAGGTGGCTACCGCCGTCGAGGCGATGAAGCTCGGAGCCTACGACTACCTGACGAAGCCCACGCGGATCGAGGAGCTGGACGTCCTCATCCGCAAGGCGGCCGAGAAGGGTCAGCTCCTGCGCGACAACGTTGCGCTGCGCGCTCACGCGCCCGGTGCCCAGCCCTTCAGCGGCATCCTCACCGGGAACGCGCGCATGCAGGAGGTGCTCCGGATCGTCGAGCGGGTGGCGCCCACCGACTCGTCGGTCCTGGTACTGGGCGAGAGCGGGACCGGCAAGGAGCTGGTCGCGCGCGCCATCCACGAGCGCTCCCCGCGGACCGACCGCCCCTTCGTGCCCATCCACTGCGGCGCCCTGCCCCGCGAGGTGCTGGAGTCGGAGCTGTTTGGCCACGAGAAGGGCGCGTTCACGGGCGCCGTCACCGCCAAGCCCGGCCTGATCGAGCTGGCCGACGGTGGCACGCTCCTGCTGGACGAGATCGGGGAGATCGAGCCGGACAGCCAGGTGAAGCTGCTGCGCGCGCTGGAGACGGGCACCTTCTTTCGCGTCGGCGGAACCCGGGCGCGCCGGGTCGACGTGCGGATCGTCGCCGCGACCAATCGCGACCTCGCCGAGGCGATGCGGGCCGGCCAGTTCCGGCAGGATCTCTACTACCGGATCAACACCATCACCGTGCAACTGCCGCCGCTGCGCGAGCGGCGCGAGGACGTGCCGCTGCTCGCCCGACACTTCCTGGAGGCGAACGCCGCCTACGGCGCCAAACAGCTCAGCGCCGCCGCGCTGGCGTGCCTGGAAGCCTACTCGTGGCCGGGCAACGTCCGAGAGCTGCAGCATGCGATCGAGCGCGCCGTGATCCTGGCCAAGGAGGACGAGATCCAGCCCGAAGATCTGCCGCCGGAGGCCCGGGGCGGGGGCGGGCCGCCCGCGGCGCCCCTGGTCGGAAGTCTCGAGGCGATAGAACGCCAGCATATCG